In Hwangdonia lutea, a single window of DNA contains:
- a CDS encoding FAD-binding and (Fe-S)-binding domain-containing protein produces the protein MNIEASTSQDLNALSTILEGELFTDALHKSIYATDASVYRKLPLGVAYPKSNQDLKALIEFATINKITLIPRAAGTSLAGQCVGDGLVVDLSKHFTKIVSFNEHNKTITVQPGVIRDELNNFLKPYKLFFGPNTSTSNRCMIGGMVGNNSSGTTSIKYGVTRDKIVQLKTVLSDGSEVVFKDLNTEEFLLKTKGNSLESNIYKTLHHELSNTENQLEIKNEFPKPSIHRRNNGYAVDELLKSEVFGGDESQINLSKLMAGSEGTLAFTTEITLKLDDVPPPKNIMVAAHFHSIEASMKAVVIAMKHNLYTCELMDKTILDCTKNNREQIKNRFFVEGDPKAILMLEICTHNDTDSNVLAEALISDLQKNKLGYAYPKLIDNQINQALELRKAGLGLLGNIIGDKKAVACIEDTAVALKDLPNYIAEFSKMMEDFGQNAVYYAHAGAGELHLRPILNLKKQEDVVLFREITSKTAELVKKYGGSFSGEHGDGIVRAEFIPKMIGEKNYALLKRIKQTFDPHNVFNKGKIIDAFAMDENLRYEVDRVEPDIATVQDFSDSLGILRAAEKCNGSGDCRKLPEAGGTMCPSYRATKNEKDTTRARANALREFLTHSDKANKFNHKELYDVFDLCLSCKACASECPSNVDIATLKAEFLYQYHKENGLPLRSKLFGNSTNLNKLGNIAPRLTNFMLNTKFSKNLLGIAPQRSIPKLEAVTFFNWYKKNKKRLNSTPCKNGEVYLFIDEFVNFYDVHVGIDAMELLTALGYKVNITKHKESGRGFISKGMLDQAKKLADYNVDFFKPLISHDAPLVGIEPSAILTFRDEYARLAEDKKAAEKIAKNTFTIEEFLSRESNEGRINPDQFTAEKQVVKIHGHCHQKALSSMESAFKMLSIPKNYSVTIINSGCCGMAGSFGYEKEHYALSMQVGEDTLFPKIRNMSDQTIIVASGTSCRHQIKDGTDKNSKHAVSVLREALL, from the coding sequence ATGAATATTGAAGCCTCTACGTCACAGGATTTAAATGCATTATCAACTATTTTGGAGGGCGAATTATTTACCGATGCACTCCACAAATCCATTTATGCCACCGATGCTTCTGTTTACAGAAAGTTGCCTTTAGGCGTGGCGTATCCAAAAAGCAATCAGGATTTAAAAGCGCTGATTGAGTTTGCCACAATCAACAAAATCACGCTTATTCCAAGGGCTGCGGGCACCTCGTTAGCGGGTCAATGTGTGGGCGATGGTTTGGTGGTAGACCTATCAAAACACTTCACTAAAATTGTAAGTTTTAATGAGCACAATAAAACCATAACCGTACAACCCGGTGTGATAAGGGATGAGCTTAATAATTTCCTAAAACCATACAAACTGTTTTTTGGCCCCAATACCTCTACTAGCAATCGATGCATGATTGGCGGTATGGTAGGCAACAATTCTTCGGGGACAACCTCTATTAAATATGGTGTTACACGAGATAAAATTGTGCAGTTGAAAACCGTTTTAAGTGATGGCTCCGAAGTGGTTTTTAAGGATTTGAATACCGAGGAATTCCTTTTAAAAACAAAAGGAAACAGTTTAGAGAGCAACATTTATAAAACGTTACATCATGAGCTTTCAAATACCGAGAATCAATTAGAAATAAAAAACGAATTTCCAAAGCCATCCATCCACAGAAGAAACAATGGCTACGCCGTCGATGAGTTGTTAAAGTCAGAAGTATTTGGAGGTGATGAGTCTCAAATCAATCTATCAAAATTAATGGCAGGTAGTGAGGGCACCTTGGCTTTTACCACGGAGATAACCTTAAAATTAGACGACGTGCCACCGCCTAAAAACATTATGGTGGCAGCGCATTTTCATTCCATTGAAGCGAGTATGAAAGCCGTGGTAATTGCCATGAAGCATAATTTATACACCTGCGAACTCATGGATAAAACCATTTTGGACTGTACCAAGAATAACAGGGAACAAATTAAAAACAGGTTTTTTGTTGAAGGCGACCCAAAGGCTATTCTTATGTTGGAAATTTGTACGCATAACGATACAGATTCCAATGTTTTGGCAGAAGCTTTAATATCCGATTTGCAAAAAAATAAATTGGGTTATGCTTATCCTAAATTAATTGATAATCAAATAAATCAAGCCCTGGAACTGCGTAAAGCCGGATTGGGTTTGTTGGGAAATATTATAGGCGATAAAAAAGCCGTTGCCTGTATTGAGGATACTGCTGTGGCTTTAAAGGATTTGCCAAATTACATCGCTGAATTTTCTAAAATGATGGAAGATTTTGGTCAAAATGCCGTGTACTATGCACATGCTGGTGCTGGTGAGTTGCACTTAAGACCCATTCTTAATTTAAAAAAACAAGAAGATGTTGTTCTGTTTAGGGAAATAACATCGAAGACTGCAGAATTGGTGAAAAAATACGGCGGTTCTTTTAGTGGCGAACATGGAGATGGCATTGTTAGGGCAGAATTTATACCTAAAATGATAGGTGAAAAAAATTATGCCCTCTTAAAACGAATCAAACAAACCTTCGACCCTCATAATGTTTTCAATAAAGGCAAAATAATCGATGCTTTTGCAATGGACGAAAACTTGAGATACGAAGTCGATCGGGTTGAGCCAGACATAGCAACGGTTCAAGATTTTTCCGATAGTTTGGGCATCTTACGGGCGGCCGAAAAATGCAATGGTTCCGGTGATTGCAGAAAACTGCCCGAAGCCGGCGGTACCATGTGCCCAAGTTACAGAGCAACAAAAAATGAAAAAGACACCACCCGAGCCAGGGCAAATGCGCTCCGGGAATTTTTAACACATTCAGATAAAGCAAACAAATTCAATCATAAAGAACTATACGACGTTTTCGATTTGTGTTTAAGTTGTAAAGCCTGTGCCAGCGAGTGCCCCAGTAACGTGGATATAGCCACTTTAAAAGCCGAGTTTTTATATCAATATCACAAAGAAAATGGTCTGCCTTTAAGGAGCAAACTCTTTGGAAACAGCACAAACCTTAATAAGTTAGGCAATATAGCGCCACGGCTAACCAATTTTATGTTGAATACTAAATTCTCTAAAAATTTATTGGGGATTGCGCCACAACGAAGTATTCCAAAATTGGAAGCGGTTACCTTCTTCAATTGGTACAAAAAGAATAAAAAAAGACTTAATAGCACGCCCTGTAAAAATGGTGAGGTTTATCTTTTTATAGATGAATTTGTGAACTTTTACGACGTGCACGTTGGTATTGATGCCATGGAACTTTTAACGGCATTGGGCTATAAAGTTAATATCACTAAACATAAGGAAAGCGGTCGTGGTTTTATATCAAAAGGCATGTTAGACCAAGCAAAAAAACTGGCCGATTATAATGTTGATTTTTTTAAACCACTTATTTCACATGATGCGCCATTGGTAGGTATTGAACCTTCTGCAATTTTAACCTTTAGGGATGAGTACGCAAGACTTGCTGAAGATAAAAAAGCAGCAGAAAAAATTGCCAAAAATACCTTTACGATTGAAGAGTTTTTAAGTCGCGAATCAAACGAAGGTCGAATAAATCCCGACCAGTTTACCGCAGAAAAGCAGGTGGTTAAAATTCATGGGCATTGCCATCAAAAAGCTTTAAGCAGCATGGAATCAGCCTTTAAAATGCTTAGTATTCCTAAAAATTACTCCGTTACCATTATAAATTCCGGTTGCTGTGGAATGGCAGGGTCTTTTGGTTATGAAAAAGAACATTATGCATTGAGCATGCAAGTTGGAGAGGATACCCTTTTTCCAAAAATAAGAAACATGAGCGACCAAACGATTATTGTCGCGTCGGGTACGAGTTGTCGCCACCAAATTAAAGATGGCACAGATAAAAACTCCAAACATGCCGTAAGTGTTTTAAGGGAAGCGCTTTTATAG
- a CDS encoding exo-beta-N-acetylmuramidase NamZ family protein — MKYIVILFLALTACNSTTKKKQAKNEAIVNQSVETKAIVTGANQTNKYLPLLKGKNVGVVANQTSVIFKNDSGKEHTHLVDSLLALNVNVTKVFAPEHGFRGVADAGEYIEDGIDEKTGLPIFSLYGKNRKPPKEFLEDIDVMLFDVQDVGVRFYTYISTLHYVMETSAELNIPVIVLDRPNPNGHYIDGPILEKDVTSFVGMHTVPIVYGMTIGEYGKMINGEKWMDNEIQCDLTVVPLQHYTHDSEYDLPLKPSPNLPNAKSINLYPSVCFFEGTTVSCGRGTEMQFQIFGAPFLPEETFDFSFTPQPNFGAKTPKHQGELCFGKDLRNVERLDEINLDWLIEAYKATADKTTFFNQFFPKLAGTKKLQDQIENGVSAEAIKESWKPGLEAFSKTREKYLLYK, encoded by the coding sequence ATGAAATATATTGTAATTCTCTTTTTAGCCTTAACAGCTTGCAATTCCACAACTAAAAAAAAGCAAGCTAAAAATGAAGCCATCGTAAATCAATCCGTTGAAACTAAAGCGATTGTTACGGGAGCCAATCAAACCAACAAATATTTACCCCTTTTAAAAGGTAAAAACGTAGGCGTAGTGGCCAACCAAACTAGCGTTATTTTTAAGAATGATAGCGGCAAAGAGCACACCCACCTTGTCGATTCGCTTTTGGCACTTAACGTAAATGTTACCAAAGTTTTTGCGCCAGAACACGGTTTTAGAGGTGTTGCTGATGCTGGTGAATATATTGAGGATGGCATAGACGAAAAAACAGGCTTACCCATTTTTTCACTTTATGGTAAAAACAGAAAACCGCCTAAAGAATTTTTAGAAGATATAGATGTTATGCTTTTCGATGTGCAGGATGTTGGGGTTCGTTTTTACACTTATATATCGACACTTCATTACGTTATGGAAACTTCCGCAGAACTCAATATCCCTGTCATTGTGTTGGATCGTCCAAATCCTAACGGGCATTATATCGATGGGCCTATTTTAGAAAAAGACGTTACAAGTTTTGTGGGCATGCATACCGTACCCATTGTTTATGGGATGACCATTGGCGAGTACGGAAAAATGATAAATGGCGAAAAATGGATGGATAACGAAATACAATGCGATCTTACCGTAGTGCCATTACAGCATTACACGCACGATTCGGAGTATGATTTACCTTTAAAACCGTCGCCCAATTTGCCCAATGCAAAATCGATTAATTTATACCCAAGTGTTTGTTTTTTTGAAGGCACTACGGTTAGTTGTGGACGCGGAACCGAAATGCAATTCCAAATTTTCGGTGCACCATTCTTACCTGAGGAAACATTTGATTTCAGCTTTACACCACAACCAAATTTTGGAGCTAAAACACCCAAGCATCAAGGAGAGTTATGCTTCGGGAAGGATTTAAGAAATGTGGAGCGTCTTGATGAGATAAATTTAGACTGGTTAATTGAAGCCTATAAGGCCACAGCAGATAAAACCACATTTTTCAACCAATTCTTTCCTAAATTGGCAGGGACTAAAAAGTTGCAAGATCAAATTGAAAATGGCGTTTCTGCTGAAGCTATCAAAGAAAGTTGGAAACCCGGATTGGAAGCCTTTAGCAAAACCAGAGAAAAATACTTGTTGTACAAATAA
- a CDS encoding glycoside hydrolase family 3 protein, producing the protein MNKFLIISILSAICFISCNSNKKQPKTNKDTINAHTQWVDSIYNNMSLKEKVGQLFMVATYSNRDHKHSDAIEKLIKEFNIGGLIFFQGDPVRQAKQTNEYQTISKVPLFIGIDGEWGLNMRLDSTSKYPYNMTLGAIQKNSIVKQIAKQIGKDCKRLGIHINFAPVVDINTNPKNPIIGVRSFGEDKYNVTKKAVAFTEGLQSEGILACAKHFPGHGDTDTDSHKTLPTVSFSKERIDSVELYPYKQLFNKGIAGVMVAHLNVPSLTHEKGLPSSLSPKVVTNILKEKLAFKGLIFTDALNMKGAANYKEPGDIDLAAFKAGNDVLLFTEDAPKAISKIMEAYNTNEITEERLSHSVKKILAAKFNAGLNQFKPIELNNLVNDLNEDINDDLYKEAISNAITIIKNDDAVLPLQKQSKEKIAFLKLGDGSAETFLNHIRLKTDVTDVSNLSQKKLLNELNKYDKLIVSYHRLNSRKTNAISNKERSLIESLSKIHKVILNVFASQYSLQNLSLENIEGIIVSYENSEWANKISAQAVFGEIDAKGKLPTSISKIYPTHYGLSILEDN; encoded by the coding sequence ATGAATAAGTTTCTAATAATATCCATATTATCTGCTATCTGCTTTATATCGTGCAACTCTAATAAAAAACAACCTAAAACTAATAAAGACACAATAAATGCGCATACCCAATGGGTAGATAGCATTTATAACAATATGTCTCTAAAAGAAAAAGTAGGGCAATTATTTATGGTTGCAACTTACTCAAATCGAGATCATAAGCATTCAGATGCTATTGAAAAACTAATCAAAGAATTTAATATTGGAGGGCTCATATTTTTTCAGGGAGACCCCGTGCGTCAAGCAAAACAAACAAATGAATACCAGACCATATCTAAAGTGCCTTTATTTATTGGGATTGATGGCGAATGGGGTTTAAACATGAGGCTAGACAGCACATCAAAATACCCATATAATATGACACTTGGGGCAATTCAGAAAAACAGCATAGTTAAACAAATAGCAAAACAAATTGGTAAAGATTGCAAAAGATTGGGGATTCATATAAACTTTGCTCCCGTAGTGGACATCAACACCAATCCAAAAAACCCCATAATTGGGGTACGCTCATTTGGTGAAGATAAATATAATGTCACAAAAAAGGCAGTAGCTTTTACCGAAGGTTTACAAAGCGAAGGTATATTGGCTTGCGCAAAACACTTCCCTGGGCATGGCGATACAGACACAGATTCGCATAAAACATTGCCTACCGTTTCTTTTTCCAAAGAGCGAATTGATTCGGTAGAACTTTACCCGTACAAACAATTGTTTAACAAAGGTATTGCGGGCGTTATGGTTGCCCATTTAAATGTCCCGAGTTTAACACATGAAAAAGGCTTACCCTCTTCATTATCTCCAAAAGTAGTGACCAACATTTTAAAAGAAAAATTAGCATTTAAAGGACTCATTTTTACTGATGCCTTAAATATGAAAGGAGCTGCAAATTACAAAGAACCCGGAGATATAGATTTAGCGGCTTTTAAAGCAGGTAACGATGTATTGCTTTTTACTGAAGACGCGCCTAAGGCGATTTCTAAAATTATGGAAGCATACAATACCAACGAAATAACCGAGGAGCGTTTATCTCATTCTGTAAAAAAGATACTTGCTGCTAAATTTAATGCAGGCTTAAACCAATTCAAACCTATTGAATTAAATAACCTTGTAAATGATTTGAATGAAGACATTAATGATGATTTATATAAAGAAGCTATCAGCAATGCGATTACGATAATAAAAAATGATGATGCTGTATTACCTTTGCAAAAGCAATCGAAGGAAAAAATTGCATTTCTAAAATTAGGAGATGGCAGTGCCGAAACCTTTTTAAACCACATAAGGCTAAAAACCGATGTTACTGATGTTTCTAATTTATCTCAAAAAAAACTATTAAACGAACTTAATAAATACGATAAACTCATAGTGAGCTACCATCGATTAAATAGCAGGAAAACTAATGCCATTTCTAATAAAGAAAGGTCATTAATCGAAAGCTTATCAAAAATCCACAAAGTGATTTTAAATGTATTTGCCAGCCAATATAGTTTACAAAACCTGTCTCTTGAAAATATTGAAGGTATCATTGTTTCTTATGAAAATTCAGAATGGGCAAATAAAATCTCTGCACAGGCTGTTTTTGGAGAGATTGACGCCAAAGGGAAATTACCAACATCAATATCAAAGATTTACCCTACCCATTATGGCCTATCAATTTTAGAAGACAATTAA
- a CDS encoding acyltransferase family protein, whose translation MELNSRIIALDVLRGLTIALMILVNTPGSWSYVYPPLLHAKWHGFTPTDAVFPFFLFIVGVSIHFAFKKYKSGQFNQALLKIGKRTLIIFAIGFFLNLYPKFNFDTVRIFGVLQRIAIAYGIGATLSLFFDKKTLIFLLSSMLLLYWGLLYFLVPENPYAPQTNLVKEIDLFLLGSEHMWKGLGFPFDPEGLLSSLPAIGTVIFGNLAGQLISKSSSHLNTVKSLFIYGAILTMIGWFWGYIFPINKSLWTSSFVCFSAGLAMLFLALLIWVIDINGLKKWSSPFIHFGTNSLFIFVFSGLYVKSLYLIKLTNEQGEKVNGYNSLYNEVFVPIAGKMNGSLLFAITHIIFFWALVYLLYKKKIFIKI comes from the coding sequence ATGGAATTGAATTCGCGAATAATAGCATTAGATGTTTTAAGAGGATTAACGATTGCTTTAATGATTCTAGTAAACACACCAGGAAGTTGGTCATATGTTTACCCTCCCCTGTTGCATGCTAAGTGGCATGGTTTCACGCCTACAGATGCTGTTTTTCCATTCTTTCTATTTATCGTTGGGGTTTCTATTCACTTTGCTTTTAAAAAATATAAATCCGGGCAATTTAATCAGGCCTTATTAAAAATTGGCAAAAGAACACTGATTATATTTGCCATAGGTTTCTTTTTAAATTTATATCCAAAGTTTAACTTTGATACAGTTAGGATTTTTGGCGTTTTACAGCGTATAGCTATTGCCTATGGAATTGGAGCGACCCTAAGTTTATTTTTTGATAAAAAAACATTGATTTTTTTACTTTCAAGTATGTTACTTTTGTATTGGGGTCTATTATATTTTCTTGTTCCAGAGAATCCATACGCCCCCCAGACTAATTTGGTAAAGGAAATTGATCTATTTTTATTGGGTTCAGAACATATGTGGAAAGGACTCGGGTTTCCTTTTGATCCGGAAGGGTTACTGTCAAGCTTACCAGCAATAGGAACTGTTATATTTGGTAATTTGGCAGGTCAACTTATATCAAAATCTAGTTCTCATCTAAACACTGTTAAATCACTTTTCATTTATGGGGCCATCTTAACCATGATTGGTTGGTTTTGGGGCTATATTTTTCCTATAAATAAATCTTTATGGACAAGTTCTTTCGTGTGTTTTTCAGCAGGGCTTGCCATGTTGTTTTTAGCGTTGCTAATTTGGGTTATTGACATTAATGGTTTAAAAAAATGGTCCTCGCCTTTTATACATTTTGGTACTAATTCATTGTTTATTTTCGTATTTTCCGGCTTATACGTTAAAAGCCTCTATCTAATTAAATTAACAAATGAGCAAGGTGAAAAGGTTAACGGATACAATAGTCTATATAATGAAGTATTTGTTCCAATTGCAGGTAAAATGAATGGTTCCTTATTGTTCGCAATTACCCATATTATTTTTTTCTGGGCATTAGTATATCTGCTCTATAAAAAGAAAATTTTTATAAAAATTTAG
- the murQ gene encoding N-acetylmuramic acid 6-phosphate etherase, with protein MKNKLTTEQPSGYNDLDKMSTVELLSNMNKEDKTVAYTVEKVVPSIQKLVDDIYSKIKAGGRLFYIGAGTSGRLGVLDASECPPTYGVSDNVVIGLIAGGDVALRKAVENAEDDSKMAWKDLQEYNISKKDVLIGIAASGTTPYVIGGVKEAKKHGIITGCITCNKNSPLSLEVDHPIELVVGPEFVTGSTRMKAGTAQKLVLNMISTTVMIKLGKVKGNKMVNMQLSNKKLVNRGVRMIMEQLNIDEKLASSLLLKHKSVKEVFDKHKTNPANENLNE; from the coding sequence ATGAAAAACAAGTTAACCACAGAGCAACCTTCAGGTTATAACGATTTAGATAAAATGAGCACCGTTGAACTGCTCTCAAATATGAATAAAGAAGACAAAACAGTGGCTTATACAGTTGAAAAAGTGGTGCCTTCTATTCAAAAACTAGTAGACGATATTTATAGCAAAATAAAAGCTGGCGGTAGGTTGTTCTATATAGGAGCAGGAACAAGCGGACGATTAGGTGTACTTGATGCATCCGAGTGCCCACCAACTTATGGCGTCTCAGACAATGTGGTAATTGGACTTATAGCCGGTGGCGATGTTGCACTTAGAAAAGCAGTTGAAAATGCAGAAGACGATAGTAAAATGGCATGGAAAGACCTCCAGGAATACAACATTTCAAAAAAAGATGTGCTTATAGGAATCGCCGCATCGGGAACAACACCTTATGTTATTGGCGGTGTTAAAGAAGCAAAAAAGCATGGTATTATTACGGGCTGCATTACTTGTAACAAAAACTCGCCGTTATCTCTAGAGGTAGACCATCCAATTGAGTTGGTTGTTGGCCCTGAGTTTGTTACCGGAAGCACGAGAATGAAAGCAGGAACTGCTCAAAAACTAGTTTTAAATATGATCTCAACAACCGTTATGATAAAACTAGGAAAAGTAAAAGGCAATAAAATGGTAAACATGCAACTCTCAAACAAAAAACTTGTAAACAGAGGTGTTAGAATGATAATGGAGCAACTCAATATAGATGAAAAGTTGGCGAGTAGTTTATTACTAAAACATAAAAGCGTAAAAGAAGTATTTGATAAACACAAAACAAATCCTGCCAACGAAAATTTGAACGAATAA